A genomic stretch from Larimichthys crocea isolate SSNF chromosome XXII, L_crocea_2.0, whole genome shotgun sequence includes:
- the LOC104932860 gene encoding histone H4: MSGRGKGGKGLGKGGAKRHRKVLRDNIQGITKPAIRRLARRGGVKRISGLIYEETRGVLKVFLENVIRDAVTYTEHAKRKTVTAMDVVYALKRQGRTLYGFGG; the protein is encoded by the coding sequence ATGTCTGGAAGGGGCAAAGGAGGCAAGGGACTCGGAAAAGGAGGCGCCAAGCGTCACCGTAAAGTTCTCCGTGATAACATCCAGGGTATCACCAAACCCGCTATCCGCCGTCTGGCTCGCCGTGGTGGTGTCAAGCGTATCTCCGGTCTCATCTACGAGGAGACCCGTGGTGTGCTCAAGGTTTTCCTGGAGAACGTCATCCGTGATGCCGTCACCTACACCGAGCACGCCAAGAGGAAGACCGTCACCGCTATGGACGTGGTCTACGCTCTGAAGAGACAAGGCCGCACTCTGTACGGCTTCGGAGGTTAA
- the LOC109142438 gene encoding histone H2B 1/2, with the protein MPDAPKAAKKGSKKAVSKSVTKTGKKRRRTRKESYAIYVYKVLKQVHPDTGISSKAMGIMNSFVSDIFERIAGEASRLAHYNKRSTITSREIQTAVRLLLPGELAKHAVSEGTKAVTKYTSSK; encoded by the coding sequence ATGCCTGATGCACCGAAAGCCGCGAAGAAGGGCTCCAAGAAAGCCGTCTCCAAGAGCGTGACCAAGACCGGCAAGAAGAGGCGAAGGACCAGGAAGGAGAGCTATGCCATCTACGTGTACAAGGTCCTGAAGCAGGTCCACCCCGACACCGGTATCTCCTCCAAGGCTATGGGGATCATGAACTCCTTCGTGAGCGACATCTTCGAGCGTATCGCCGGTGAGGCCTCCCGTCTGGCTCACTACAACAAGCGCTCCACCATCACCTCCAGGGAGATCCAGACCGCCGTCCGCCTGCTCCTTCCCGGCGAGCTGGCTAAGCACGCCGTGTCTGAGGGCACCAAGGCTGTTACCAAGTACACCAGCTCCAAGTAA
- the LOC104932848 gene encoding histone H1 has translation MAEEAPAVAAPAKAKAAKKKTPARSKKTGPTVSAMILSAVAEANNRKGMSLAALKKVLAGKGVDVIKANKRINLTVSRLVANGKLVKTTGTGASGSFKLNKEAKAAKPVKKDVKKKKTPVKAKKPAAKKAPSTPKKKVVKKTAKKKTPTKKVAKKPAAKKAAAATVKKAAKKAAPKKTAAKKTPTKKAPAKKAAPKKSKK, from the coding sequence atggcGGAAGAAGCACCAGCTGTAGCTGCCCCGGCTAAGGCCAAAGCTGCGAAGAAAAAGACTCCTGCCCGCAGTAAGAAGACTGGACCCACGGTTTCAGCGATGATCCTCAGCGCCGTGGCTGAGGCCAACAACCGCAAGGGGATGTCACTGGCTGCTCTTAAGAAGGTTTTGGCAGGTAAAGGCGTCGATGTGATAAAGGCAAACAAACGCATCAACCTGACTGTGAGCAGGCTGGTGGCAAACGGCAAACTGGTGAAGACCACAGGAACAGGAGCCTCCGGGTCTTTCAAGCTCAACAAGGAGGCCAAAGCGGCCAAACCTGTCAAGAAAGAcgtcaagaagaagaaaaccccGGTTAAAGCCAAGAAACCCGCTGCCAAGAAAGCCCCATCAACTCCCAAAAAGAAGGTGGTTAAGAAGACCGCAAAGAAGAAGACCCCAACCAAGAAGGTTGCCAAGAAGCCTGCAGCAAAAAAAGCCGCAGCTGCTACAGTGAAGAAGGCTGCAAAGAAAGCTGCCccaaagaaaacagctgcaaaGAAAACTCCCACAAAGAAGGCTCCAGCAAAGAAAGCGGCCCCAAAGAAGTCCAAGAAGTAA
- the LOC104932847 gene encoding histone H2A, producing MSGRGKGAGKARAKAKTRSSRAGLQFPVGRVHRLLRKGNYAQRVGAGAPVYLAAVLEYLTAEILELAGNAARDNKKTRIIPRHLQLAVRNDEELNKLLGGVTIAQGGVLPNIQAVLLPKKTEKVAKK from the coding sequence ATGTCTGGACGTGGAAAGGGAGCCGGTAAAGCCAGAGCAAAGGCCAAGACTCGTTCTTCCCGTGCTGGTCTTCAGTTCCCAGTGGGTCGTGTCCACAGGCTGCTCAGAAAAGGCAACTATGCTCAGCGTGTTGGCGCCGGCGCTCCAGTCTACCTGGCTGCAGTGCTCGAGTACCTGACCGCTGAGATCCTGGAGTTGGCCGGCAACGCTGCCCGCGACAACAAGAAGACCAGAATCATCCCCCGTCACTTGCAGCTGGCTGTCCGCAACGACGAGGAGCTCAACAAGCTGCTTGGCGGAGTCACCATCGCTCAGGGTGGTGTGCTGCCCAACATCCAGGCTGTCCTGCTGCCCAAGAAGACCGAGAAGGTCGCCAAGAAGTAA